DNA from Flavobacteriales bacterium:
CTCAGCCCAGCCCCAAGGGATCCGTGGAGCAGGTCATCGGCCTCACCACAGTCAAGGTCGAGTACAACCGGCCCAGCATGAAGGGCCGCGTCATCTTCGGCGATCTTGTCCCCTACGGAAAGGTGTGGCGGACCGGCGCCAACCTGTGCACCACCATCGAGTTCGATGGGCCGGTGACCCTGCAAGGTGAGCCGGTGAAACCCGGCAAGTATTCGCTCTTCACCATCCCCTCCGAGGACACTTGGGTGGTCATCCTCAACCGCAACACCGAGCTGTGGGGCGCGGAGGACCGCAAGGAGGAGGAGGACGTGCTCCGGGTGAAGGCGCAGCGCCGCAAGAACGGCACCCCCGTGGAGACGCTGACCTTCAGCTTCGATGCCATCGGTCAGGACAAGGCGGAGCTGGGGCTTCGCTGGGAGGCCATGCACATCCCCCTCCTCATCGAGGCCGATGCCACCGAACAGTCCCTGCAGAACATCAAGGAGGCGCTGAGCAAGCCGGATGCGGACTACCGTGCCTATCACGGGAGCGCCCGCTTCTGCCTGGATCGCGGCATCCGCCAGGAGGATGCGCTGGCCTGGGCGCAGCGCAGCGTGACCATGGAGCGGAAGTACTGGAACACCTACACCTTGGCGCTCGCCTATGCCTCCAACGGCAAGATGAAGGAGGCCGTGGAGTCGGCCAACGAGGGCATGAAGCTGGCACAGGAAGCGAAGGATGACACCTACGTGAAGATGTGCAAGGCGCGCATCGACGAGTGGCGCCCGCGGGTGGGCACGGCAGCACCCGCCACCACCAAGCCGACGAAATAGACCGGGTTGCGGATCCGATGGAGCGGGCCCCCGAGCGGGGCCCGCTTCCGTTTCACATCCCCAGGCTCAGCAAGCCGCCGTCCACCACCAGGCAGTGGCCCGTGACGAAGGAGGACTTGTCCATGCAGAGGAAGGCGATGGCCGCCGCGACCTCACCGGGTTCGCCGACGCGCCGCATCGGGGTCCGGGCCAGGATCTTCGCCATGCGCTCGGGCTGCGAGAGCACCGGCTCCGTGAGCGGGGTGCGGATATACCACGGCGCCACAGCGTTGATCCGGATGCCATCTTCGGCCCATTCCACGGCGAGGCTGCGCGTGAGCTGCACGAGCGCGGCTTTGCTAAGCGCATAAGCGGCCCCGCTGCCCACATCCACGTAGGCCGCCACGCTGGCAACATTCACCACCGCGGGCCGTTCGCCATGCTGGAGCAGCGGATGCAGGGTGCGCAAGAGCGCTGCGGGCCCCAACAGGTTGGTGCCGATCACCGCTGCCTGCTCCTCCGGGGCCAGCTGAACCCATGGCTTC
Protein-coding regions in this window:
- a CDS encoding DUF2911 domain-containing protein is translated as MMKHAILAALVAAPLLTTAQKLPQPSPKGSVEQVIGLTTVKVEYNRPSMKGRVIFGDLVPYGKVWRTGANLCTTIEFDGPVTLQGEPVKPGKYSLFTIPSEDTWVVILNRNTELWGAEDRKEEEDVLRVKAQRRKNGTPVETLTFSFDAIGQDKAELGLRWEAMHIPLLIEADATEQSLQNIKEALSKPDADYRAYHGSARFCLDRGIRQEDALAWAQRSVTMERKYWNTYTLALAYASNGKMKEAVESANEGMKLAQEAKDDTYVKMCKARIDEWRPRVGTAAPATTKPTK
- a CDS encoding SDR family oxidoreductase; this translates as MRNWNLKGKRALVTGGTRGIGAATVQELRDLGAEVVYAARRSDGHADCVEADVTDAQGRARIVDAVRERWDALDILVNNAGMNIRKPWVQLAPEEQAAVIGTNLLGPAALLRTLHPLLQHGERPAVVNVASVAAYVDVGSGAAYALSKAALVQLTRSLAVEWAEDGIRINAVAPWYIRTPLTEPVLSQPERMAKILARTPMRRVGEPGEVAAAIAFLCMDKSSFVTGHCLVVDGGLLSLGM